GATCTGTGAGTGAGCAGACTAGAATAGATAGTCTTCATGACTCTCAAATTTAATATCCTGTGATGCTGTGAAGTCAATAATGTCACATGCAACACAGTGTAGTTAAGAGTATAAATTCTTGAGCCAGAGTATTTGCCACTAGGGTAGTAACCTGCCTGTGTGGTCTTGGGCCGGGAACTTAACTGCTCTCTGTCTCccgtttcctcacctgtaaactgAGGATAACAATAGTCCTTGCCTCATGTTGTATagaggaataaatgagttaaatatTAAGTGATGTATATACTTATATCCAGTACATAATAATCACCATAAGTGTTTTTAatgattaagtaaaataaaaatacagattaattccagtttaaaatgaaaaataaaaaaagcaaaatcaggtATGTTCTTAGTGTGcaacatatttttagtttttttgaaggatttgaaatttttatttcaaattatcaCCCTATGGTAGCACATGCAGATGTATACAGAGATCATAAACGTAGTGTGATCCAGTAGTGGAAAAAGCACTTACACAGTCAAAAGGCAAATAATAGCATGTATTtacattaacttttatttttcttttcaaacttccTTCTGTTGAAAATGAGCAGAAAGCAGAGCAGATTGTAAAGAGCCACTgaatgaagaaaattaataaactaggctatttttggctattttttattttaatagttcaGATTTTATTAATCTCCATTTTTTCCTGTGACCCTTCCTATAGATCCAAATGGTTTCTTTCTAGTTAGAAtggaatcccccccccccgcgcgcgcacacacacacacacacacacacacacacacacacacacagggagctCAATTTTGGCATGTCTTTGCAACTTAGAAAAGCTatggatatttttataattattttaaaagaaaacttattcTTCTAAGTGTTTAGAAGACTCATATCGAAAAGTTTCTGCATGATGGCATATACAAAAAATGCCTAGTGCGACttcctgtgttttttaaattctgcatgACAGAAGTAAATGCTACTATAACAACAAACTTAAAGAGTATTCAGAGAAGTTCTTTTCTGGAAGGAGAGTGACATGGAAACCTTACGTTGTTTTACAagtgttttgcctttttaaaacttttaaaatatatgttttcttatGTTAGCCTTACATAATTTCTCAAAGTGTATAAGAAACCTTGCAAAATAGTAATGGTGAAATGTTTCGATACGTTAATGAATTTTTGATGGCCAGTTGATTGACTTACAAAATTTAGACAATCTATGTGTGTTTAGTAATAAATCAGTAGTAAGCTTATTTTTACAGAATTAAAGCTTTAATATATCTTCTAAGTATTCTTGTccccttgttctttttctttggtaACAGCTTAATTGAAATACAGTTCATAGACCATTCAATCCACCCATTTAACCtacacaattcagtggttttttcATATACTCAGAGTTGTGCAGTCATCACTgcagtttagtttttttttgtttgtttgttttaatttttttttcaatgtttatttttatttttgggacagagagagacagagcatgaacgggggaggggcagagagagagggagacacagaatcggaaacaggctccaggctctgagccatcagcccagagcccgacgcggggctcgaactcacggaccgcaagatcgtgacctggctgaagtcggacgcttaaccgactgcgccacccaggcgccccacactgcAGTTTagtttttagaacattttcatcactccagaaGGAAACCCCATACCCTTCAGCAGTCACTTCTCATTTCTTCCCAAATCCCTCAGCtttaggcaaccactaatctactttctgtctctatgaatttgcctattatGGGAAtctcatagaaatggaatcatacaatatgtggtctttgtgactgacttctttcccttagtatgttttcaaggttcacccatgttgtagcatgtatcagtattacttttttttttttttttttttggctgggtaatattccattctgtggaTATACAACATTTTGTTCATCATTTCACCATTAgatgaacatttggattgtttctgcctttggctattatgaataatgctgctaaaaacattctTGTCCATGTTTTTTTATgggcatatgttttttttttttttttttttttttatctgttaacagtcttatttttttttatgttaaataccATGGGACAGGATTGTAAGGATGAAAAACTCATTCAACAACTGCCTCACAAGGGATAAGAAAAATTCTGCCATGATATTAGCAAAGGTAAAGGAGAAAATTTACACTGTAAGAGGCACCATTTCCCCACAGAATACCTCTTGGCATTTCCTGAATGAGTGGGATTAGCAATctaaataaatcatatttcaagAGGTAACAGCAACAGATAAAATTTAAAGggattattaaaataacatttacaagACTCTGAACAATTCTTGAACTCTTattaaaaccacaaataaaaaacaattctttATTTATGAATTTCATAAAGGACTGAATGTGCAACTGACATCTGCTAGTGATGATCTGGTAATATACAATTTGTCCAGGAGCCGAACagtttgttttattgtgttttctaaCCGTAAGAGATCATTAAAGGCAAAGCCTATATGAcgctgtatacacacacacacacacacacacacacacacaaaaaatggtcACCGTGGGCCATACTACCAGTGAAATGGTAGGTAAACAAATCTTTTTCtggtcaagagaaaaaaaaagaaatagcactcTGCATGCTTCACTCTACAAGATGAACTTCCCTAGAAAGAACCCGATGAAAATGGCTGCAATTACGACAAGAAGTGAAGGAAGAGGACTGGCGACATTATCTCTGAAGGATGCAGCTGAGGTGGATCCAGGTTTATCCGAATGTGCTACCTTTCTGAGCCTTAAGCCTTCATCTCTCAGGTGTCGATTTTCTTCTGATAGTTTCATCATTTCTCCCTGAAGTCTTTTACATTCTTCCATGAGTTTCCTTGTTTCAGTATCATTGAGTGAAACACTATGCGGTTTTGGCATGGGTCCATCTTGTTTAGAGGCATTCAGTGGAACAGTTTTGCTGGGTTCCAGATCattcaatttatcattttcattgggcATTTCAAATACACATCTCAATTTAGAATCCATTAATTCATCAGGTTTTGCCTCTTTCCACACAGCTTCCATATCTGAAGTGTTTGGTGGAGCAAAAATTGTTTGTACCATAAACTTGTGTTTACTCTTCTCATTGGGATCATAGTCAAAAGGCTGTAGCATTACTGAAACAGTCACCGTCAACCCTGGGTCAATAATTCCACTGTTGGGCCTCACACAGTACCGACGAGGTGCTGTAGTCTTCACTTTGAAACACACTTTTCTATCGGATGGATTTCGCAACTTAAGATTTGTAGTGACTACATCTGTGAAGGGGCCTTTGAATTTGAGGTCTGTGGGCGGGTCGAGGACCAGGATCTGCTCGTGCTTCGCCATGGCCCCGGAGGCGGACGCCATCGGAGAGACAGCGCAGAGCGGGGGCGCGCCTGCGGCGGCGGTTTGCtagctgggggcgggggacgaCGGCGGCGCCGGCTCGGCCGAGCTCTATGATGCGGCCAGCTCACCGCTCCCGAACCCCCGACGCCTGCCGCTCTGTGGCCGGGCCACTGGGCCGCCCGCTGGGTCAGCAGCTCCGGGTCTCACAACTGACTCAACCCCACACCAGCCGCCGCGGCCACGCGCACTGCGATCCTCGGCGCCCCCTATGGgcatatgttttatttctcttggatatatgcAGGAGTGGGATTGTTGTCATATGGTAActgtgtttaaccttttgaggaactgtcagacTTTTTTAAAGTAGCTATATTCATTTCAGATCCTCATCAGCGATGTATGGAGGTTCCtgtttgtccacatcctcacaaatGCTGtctgattatagccatcctagtgtgtgtgaagtgttttttatttgcattttcccgaaggctcatgagattgagcattttttcatgtctttattgaccatttgtatctcttttttggagaaatgtctgtttatatcctttgcccattaattgggttgtctttaaaaaaaaaccctttttttttaatgtttatttattttgaaggagagagagagagagcatgagtgagcaagcatgagcggggggaggggcagagagagaaggagacacagaatccgaagcaggctctgggctctgagctgttagtacagagcccgacgtggggctcaaacttagagccatgagaccatgacctgaactgaagtcggatgcttaactgactgagccacccaggtgccccagttaggttgtctttttgttgtcaagttgtaagagtttttttgttttgtttttttttttttattttttaatgtttatttttgagagagaaagatagaatgcatgtgggggaagggcagagagagggggatagatagaatctgaagcaggctccaggctccaagctccgagctgtcagcacagagcctgatgcagggctcaaactcatgaactgtgagatcatgacctgagctgaagtcagacacttgaactgactgagccacctaggtgccccatcaaGTTgtaagaggtttttaaaatatatatcacagATACACgttctttgtcagatatataatttgtaaatattttctctaaatctgtgggttgtcttttaaatttttgggtcgtgttctttgaaatataaaagtttttcatttttctattttgagagagggaatgtaagtgggggaaggtcagagggtgaggaagagagagaatcttaggctccatactcagtgcagaccctgacgcaggctcatctcaccactgtgagagcatgacctgagccgaaatatagagttggatgcttaataaCAGAGCCATTTAGGCACCCCAAAAGttcttcattttgatgaagtgtaatttgtctgaatttttttctgttgcttgtactcttggtgtcatatctaagaaaccattatTATTCCAAGAtgatgaggatttaaaaaaaaatttttttttcaacgtttttaatttatttttgggacagagagagacagagcatgaacgggggaggggcagatagagagggagacacagaatcggaaacaggctccaggctccgagccatcagcccagagcctgacgcg
The sequence above is a segment of the Prionailurus bengalensis isolate Pbe53 chromosome B2, Fcat_Pben_1.1_paternal_pri, whole genome shotgun sequence genome. Coding sequences within it:
- the LOC122489709 gene encoding vesicle-associated membrane protein-associated protein A yields the protein MASASGAMAKHEQILVLDPPTDLKFKGPFTDVVTTNLKLRNPSDRKVCFKVKTTAPRRYCVRPNSGIIDPGLTVTVSVMLQPFDYDPNEKSKHKFMVQTIFAPPNTSDMEAVWKEAKPDELMDSKLRCVFEMPNENDKLNDLEPSKTVPLNASKQDGPMPKPHSVSLNDTETRKLMEECKRLQGEMMKLSEENRHLRDEGLRLRKVAHSDKPGSTSAASFRDNVASPLPSLLVVIAAIFIGFFLGKFIL